One window from the genome of Marispirochaeta aestuarii encodes:
- a CDS encoding glycine betaine ABC transporter substrate-binding protein, translating to MRKVVLVLLAALCLGGYIFAEGGQEGGAQEIVFADLTWDSVMVHNRIVAYIIENGLENEYTADFVPGGTVPSVTGLANGDIDIDMESWHSNWLDVYEKHMASGDILDLGKNLPDGPQGWYVPRYVIEGDPSRGIEPMAPDLETSEDLPRYWELFQDPEDPNKGLIYLGISGWAVTDSNEKYFEKQGLGEYFNKAIPGSDAAVAATMDSAYRRGEAWVGYWWEPTAIMGRLDMYMLPDTRLPPADINILVNKDLPQRAPDVVEILKKYSTTVAMNNEFLAAKEKQNLDNEGAAIWFLKNREDVWTQWVDAEVASRVKAALAAE from the coding sequence ATGCGTAAGGTAGTACTTGTGCTGCTCGCCGCGTTATGTCTTGGCGGGTATATCTTTGCAGAAGGAGGACAGGAGGGCGGGGCCCAGGAAATCGTTTTTGCCGATCTTACCTGGGACAGTGTCATGGTGCATAACCGGATTGTGGCGTATATAATCGAAAACGGTCTTGAGAATGAATATACGGCAGATTTTGTTCCCGGAGGTACGGTCCCAAGTGTTACCGGGCTGGCCAATGGTGATATCGATATCGACATGGAATCCTGGCATTCCAATTGGCTGGATGTATACGAGAAACATATGGCCAGCGGGGATATCCTGGATCTCGGGAAGAACCTCCCCGACGGCCCCCAGGGATGGTATGTACCCCGCTATGTTATAGAGGGTGATCCCTCCAGAGGGATCGAGCCCATGGCCCCGGATCTGGAAACCTCCGAGGATCTGCCCCGGTACTGGGAGCTCTTTCAGGATCCCGAAGACCCGAATAAGGGCCTGATCTATCTCGGCATTTCCGGATGGGCCGTTACCGACAGCAACGAGAAGTATTTCGAGAAACAGGGCCTGGGAGAATATTTCAACAAGGCAATACCCGGATCGGATGCCGCTGTAGCTGCAACCATGGATTCCGCCTATCGTCGCGGTGAGGCCTGGGTCGGATACTGGTGGGAGCCCACCGCAATCATGGGGCGCCTGGATATGTACATGCTTCCGGACACCCGTCTGCCCCCGGCGGATATCAACATACTGGTCAATAAAGACCTCCCGCAACGGGCCCCGGATGTCGTTGAGATCCTGAAAAAGTACAGCACGACTGTTGCGATGAACAATGAGTTTCTGGCGGCCAAAGAGAAGCAGAACCTCGATAACGAGGGTGCGGCAATCTGGTTCCTCAAGAACCGGGAAGATGTATGGACCCAGTGGGTTGATGCCGAAGTCGCTTCCAGGGTAAAGGCTGCTCTTGCTGCTGAATAA
- a CDS encoding YwbE family protein, with protein MGGQNRNSLKPGMRVAIVLKKDQRSGKLTEGVVADLLTRSDYHPHGIKVRLTDGQVGRVKEIR; from the coding sequence ATGGGCGGACAGAACAGGAACAGTCTAAAACCCGGCATGCGGGTAGCCATCGTGCTCAAAAAGGATCAGCGAAGCGGGAAACTGACAGAGGGTGTGGTCGCCGATCTGCTGACCCGCTCGGATTACCATCCCCATGGAATAAAAGTCCGCCTTACCGACGGTCAGGTGGGGCGGGTAAAAGAGATTCGATGA
- a CDS encoding alanine/glycine:cation symporter family protein, with protein sequence MEAFKAVLEAVDGIVWGPIMIVLLVGTGIYLTIRLKLIQVSSFGHAIKVIKGDYDHESESKDGEISHFQALSAALSATIGTGNIAGVATAIAIGGPGALFWMWVTAFFGMATKYSSCLLGLKYREIDENGEVTGGPMLYLEKGLGQKWLGILFAVFAVIASFGIGNMVQANSVAEPVAATFGLPKWLTGLVMGVLVWLVIVGGIKRIGKVASRIVPFMSVAYVLAAFIVLAVNFSAIPSAFALIFTHAFTPTSASGGFAGAVVLLTMRYGVARGVFSNEAGLGSAPMAHAAAKTDEPVREGLVAMIGPFIDTIIICTMTGLAIVTSGAWDSGLTGAELTSEAFNLALPGVGRYLIAVAIVFFAFSTTVSWSYYGDRCVMYLSGEKQLVRAYRWLYALMIPVGAILKLEIVWTFSDIANGLMALPNIIGLIGLSGTVIALTKTYVDKLKIPVA encoded by the coding sequence GTGGAAGCATTTAAAGCTGTACTCGAGGCTGTTGACGGTATTGTCTGGGGGCCGATAATGATCGTCCTCCTGGTTGGTACCGGCATCTATCTTACAATCAGGCTTAAACTAATTCAGGTCAGCTCTTTCGGGCATGCGATTAAGGTAATAAAGGGCGATTATGATCACGAATCAGAATCAAAGGATGGCGAAATAAGCCATTTCCAGGCCCTCTCGGCCGCTCTTTCGGCAACCATCGGAACAGGTAATATAGCAGGGGTGGCAACCGCGATTGCCATCGGCGGACCCGGGGCGCTGTTCTGGATGTGGGTTACCGCATTTTTCGGAATGGCCACCAAATATTCCAGCTGTCTGCTCGGTCTCAAGTATCGGGAGATAGACGAAAACGGTGAAGTAACCGGGGGACCGATGCTGTACCTGGAAAAGGGGCTTGGACAGAAGTGGCTGGGCATTCTGTTCGCCGTGTTCGCGGTGATCGCATCCTTCGGAATCGGTAATATGGTACAGGCAAACTCCGTGGCCGAACCGGTAGCAGCGACCTTCGGTCTTCCCAAATGGCTGACCGGTTTGGTCATGGGAGTACTGGTCTGGCTGGTCATCGTCGGCGGTATAAAGCGTATAGGTAAAGTCGCCTCCAGAATAGTACCATTCATGTCGGTAGCCTATGTTCTGGCAGCCTTTATTGTTCTGGCCGTTAATTTCAGCGCGATCCCCTCTGCCTTTGCTCTGATATTCACCCACGCCTTTACGCCTACTTCGGCATCCGGCGGATTCGCCGGTGCGGTCGTGCTTCTGACCATGCGTTACGGTGTCGCCCGCGGGGTTTTTTCCAACGAAGCAGGACTCGGCAGCGCCCCCATGGCCCACGCCGCAGCCAAAACGGACGAACCTGTACGGGAAGGTCTTGTCGCCATGATCGGTCCCTTTATCGATACAATTATCATCTGTACCATGACGGGTCTGGCGATTGTTACATCCGGCGCATGGGACTCGGGACTTACCGGGGCCGAGCTTACCAGCGAAGCCTTCAACCTGGCGCTGCCGGGGGTCGGCCGCTACCTTATAGCCGTTGCCATCGTGTTCTTTGCGTTCTCCACAACCGTCAGCTGGTCCTACTACGGCGATCGCTGTGTAATGTATCTTTCTGGAGAAAAGCAGCTCGTCCGAGCCTACCGCTGGCTCTATGCATTGATGATTCCTGTGGGCGCGATTCTGAAGCTGGAAATCGTATGGACTTTCTCCGATATCGCCAATGGTCTTATGGCCCTGCCGAATATTATCGGTCTTATTGGGCTTTCCGGAACCGTTATCGCCCTTACAAAGACCTATGTCGACAAACTGAAGATCCCCGTCGCTTAA
- a CDS encoding potassium channel beta subunit family protein — translation MEYRNLGRSGLKVSALSYGSWITFGTQVDVKAAAEMMKIAYDAGVNFFDNAEAYAGGESEIIMGKALKKLGWKRSDLVLSTKIFWGGKGPNDTGLSRKHILEGTRAALDRLQLDYVDLVFCHRPDYETPIEETVRAMSYLVDKGYALYWGTSEWSAREITKAYEVAERLHLVPPTMEQPEYNLLDRSRFEVEYKALFEEYGLGTTTWSPLASGVLTGKYGKGIEEGRLTLPGYEWLRKRYETEDGRQRIQAVERLRPIAEELGISLAQLSLAWVTKNPHVSTVITGASRPDQVEQNMKALDAAELLRPEIMNRIDEAMGTKPEQPRNWR, via the coding sequence ATGGAATATCGTAATTTAGGCAGATCTGGACTGAAGGTATCCGCCCTTTCCTATGGATCATGGATAACCTTCGGCACCCAGGTTGACGTAAAAGCCGCTGCAGAGATGATGAAAATCGCCTATGACGCGGGAGTAAACTTCTTTGACAATGCCGAGGCCTACGCCGGGGGCGAATCGGAGATTATCATGGGCAAGGCGCTGAAGAAGCTGGGATGGAAGCGGAGCGATCTTGTTCTGTCCACCAAAATTTTCTGGGGAGGAAAAGGACCCAACGATACGGGATTGAGCCGCAAGCATATCCTGGAAGGAACACGGGCGGCCCTGGATCGACTGCAGCTGGACTATGTCGATCTGGTATTCTGCCACCGCCCGGATTACGAAACCCCCATCGAGGAGACCGTACGGGCCATGTCGTACCTCGTGGACAAGGGATACGCCCTTTACTGGGGAACCAGCGAGTGGAGCGCCCGGGAGATAACCAAAGCCTACGAGGTTGCCGAACGTCTGCACCTGGTGCCCCCGACCATGGAACAGCCTGAGTACAATCTGCTCGATCGCAGCCGTTTCGAGGTTGAATACAAAGCACTTTTCGAGGAGTACGGACTCGGGACCACCACCTGGAGCCCCCTGGCCTCCGGCGTGCTGACCGGTAAATACGGCAAAGGCATAGAAGAAGGACGACTTACGCTGCCGGGCTATGAATGGCTCAGGAAGCGCTATGAGACGGAGGACGGGAGACAGCGGATCCAGGCGGTTGAACGCCTGCGCCCCATTGCAGAGGAACTGGGAATAAGCCTTGCCCAGCTTTCCCTGGCCTGGGTAACGAAGAACCCCCACGTCAGCACGGTTATTACCGGCGCATCAAGGCCGGACCAGGTGGAACAGAACATGAAGGCCCTTGATGCCGCCGAATTGCTCAGGCCGGAGATTATGAACAGGATCGATGAGGCAATGGGAACGAAACCCGAGCAGCCCCGCAACTGGCGCTGA
- a CDS encoding dienelactone hydrolase family protein has protein sequence MKFKWVLIVLSFVFLLTGLTAEGAQDMDMDRESVIYTEEISYTVDGQRLVGLLAYDESVKESRPGILVVHEWQGINDYAKKRAVDLAKEGYVAFALDMYGDGKEITREEARDMSGRIGTDYPLVQKRFNAALDILKEVEYTDPDKLGAIGYCFGGGIVLNMARLGTDIDGVVGFHSSINTGLNAEKGDIKTKILAIQGDQDPAAPREKQEAFIQEMTEAEADFTYIIYGNLPAHNFTNPSGSSYYADEANMAWASMLVFFDSLF, from the coding sequence ATGAAATTTAAATGGGTTTTAATCGTTTTATCTTTTGTATTTCTGCTTACGGGACTCACTGCAGAAGGAGCTCAGGACATGGATATGGACAGGGAAAGTGTGATTTATACGGAGGAGATATCCTATACCGTGGACGGCCAGAGACTGGTAGGCCTTCTGGCCTATGACGAGTCAGTAAAGGAATCGCGCCCCGGGATTCTGGTGGTTCATGAGTGGCAGGGTATCAATGATTACGCGAAAAAGAGGGCTGTTGATCTGGCAAAGGAAGGCTACGTGGCGTTTGCCCTGGATATGTACGGCGATGGGAAGGAGATCACCCGGGAAGAGGCCCGCGACATGTCCGGCAGGATCGGTACCGATTATCCGCTTGTTCAGAAGCGCTTCAATGCCGCACTGGATATTCTCAAGGAAGTTGAGTATACCGATCCGGACAAACTGGGGGCCATAGGATACTGTTTCGGCGGCGGCATCGTCCTGAACATGGCCCGGCTGGGTACGGATATCGACGGTGTTGTGGGATTCCATTCTTCGATCAATACCGGTTTGAATGCTGAAAAAGGGGACATCAAAACAAAGATTCTCGCCATACAGGGCGATCAGGATCCTGCGGCACCCCGGGAGAAGCAGGAAGCGTTCATTCAGGAAATGACTGAAGCGGAAGCGGATTTTACCTACATTATTTATGGAAACCTGCCTGCTCACAATTTTACCAATCCTTCCGGTTCATCCTATTACGCGGATGAAGCCAATATGGCCTGGGCATCCATGCTGGTTTTCTTTGATTCCCTTTTCTGA
- the nifJ gene encoding pyruvate:ferredoxin (flavodoxin) oxidoreductase — translation MPEKNMVTIDGNTAAAYVAHATNEVIAIYPITPSSPMGELSDLYSAQGRPNIWNSIPDVVEMQSEAGAAGAVHGALTTGALTTTFTASQGLLLMIPNMFKIAGEMTPTVFHIAARAVAAQALSIFGDHSDVMAARATGFALLASNNVQEVMDMALISQAASLESRVPFLHFFDGFRTSHEIRKVEELPYEVMKEMIDDELVKAHRERSLNPENPTIKGTSQNPDVFFAARETVNKYYEDAPGIVQKYMDKFAKLTGRTYKLFDYVGAKDAERVIVLMGSAADTTEETVEFLMNKGEKVGVVKVHLFRPFSAYHLLEALPASVTKIGVLDMTKEPGSLGEPLYEDVRTAFGEEMSKGNPKFKTYPKIVGGRFGLGLSGHGVTPAMIKSVFDNLKEDHPKNHFTVGIHDDLNGTSLPWDPSFVTEAEDVHQAMFYGLGSDGTVGANKNSIKIIGEATDFAAQGYFVYDSKKAGAMTTSHLRFGPRKIKSSYLIQRANFVACHNESFLEKFDMLKNCKEGGTFLVTSHYGKDEIWQHLPVEVQKQIIDKKLNFYVIDAVKIANEVGLGGRINVIMQTAFFKISGVLPEEKALELIKKATQKTYGKKGQEIVDMNIKAIDMAASHIQKVDVPSSVSGDLHMKPPVPADAPKFVKEVTGELIAFRGEDIPTSKLPLDGTYPTGTTKYEKRNIAESIPVWDPDTCIQCGDCSAVCPHAVIRMKVYNEDVLKDAPATFKSTAARGKGFEGMKFTIQVAPEDCTGCGACVNICPAHKKEDGVKTERKAINMEPQQPLREQEAVNWDFFLNKVPNTPRELISLNNTKGTQLLPPLFEFSGACAGCGETPYVKLMSQLFGDRAVIANATGCSSIYGGNLPTTPYTTREDGRGPSWSNSLFEDAAEFGMGMRLTSDQLHKYAKELCTALIEKKEAGIDAGLLAKIRDNDQASQEAIEEQRKLVGQLKGQLAKSKSKEALNLLGTADYLVKRSVWILGGDGWGYDIGYGGLDHVLASGKNVNVLLMDTEVYSNTGGQMSKATPTGAIAKFAASGKGIGKKDLGMMAMSYGYVYVAKIAMGYNRIQAIKAFQEAEAYNGPSIIIAYSHCIAHGIDMTTGMNQQKAAVTSGMWPLYRYNPMLAEEGKNPFQMDSKEPSTQVEDYIYAENRYRALKRSNPERAAMLLESIKKGVDKQYKEYKYLADRPF, via the coding sequence ATGCCTGAGAAGAATATGGTTACTATCGACGGTAATACCGCCGCCGCATACGTAGCCCACGCGACAAACGAGGTAATCGCCATCTACCCGATTACTCCGTCCTCTCCCATGGGCGAGCTTTCCGACCTCTACTCTGCACAAGGTCGACCCAATATCTGGAATTCCATTCCCGATGTCGTTGAGATGCAGTCCGAGGCCGGTGCCGCCGGTGCAGTTCATGGCGCTCTTACTACCGGAGCGTTGACCACCACCTTTACCGCCTCCCAGGGGCTTCTGCTGATGATCCCGAACATGTTCAAGATCGCCGGCGAAATGACCCCCACAGTATTCCATATCGCTGCGCGGGCAGTCGCCGCTCAGGCGCTGTCCATCTTCGGTGATCATTCCGACGTAATGGCAGCCAGGGCCACCGGTTTTGCTCTTCTGGCGTCCAACAACGTTCAGGAAGTCATGGATATGGCCCTTATTTCCCAGGCCGCGAGTCTGGAAAGCCGGGTGCCCTTTCTGCACTTCTTTGACGGATTCCGTACCAGTCACGAGATCCGCAAGGTAGAGGAGCTTCCCTATGAAGTAATGAAGGAGATGATCGACGATGAGCTGGTAAAGGCCCACCGCGAACGCTCCCTGAACCCCGAAAATCCCACCATCAAGGGAACCAGCCAGAACCCCGACGTGTTCTTTGCCGCCCGGGAGACTGTCAACAAATACTATGAAGACGCTCCCGGAATCGTACAGAAGTACATGGACAAGTTCGCCAAGCTCACCGGCCGGACCTATAAGCTCTTCGACTATGTGGGAGCCAAGGATGCCGAGCGGGTAATCGTTCTGATGGGTTCCGCTGCGGATACCACGGAAGAAACCGTCGAGTTCCTGATGAACAAGGGCGAAAAGGTCGGTGTAGTTAAAGTGCACCTCTTCCGCCCCTTCTCCGCCTATCACCTGCTGGAGGCCCTTCCTGCTTCCGTCACCAAGATCGGCGTCCTTGATATGACCAAGGAACCCGGTTCCCTGGGTGAACCCCTCTATGAAGACGTGCGCACGGCCTTCGGTGAGGAGATGAGCAAAGGAAATCCCAAGTTCAAGACCTATCCCAAGATCGTCGGCGGACGTTTCGGCCTCGGTCTTTCCGGTCACGGTGTTACCCCCGCCATGATCAAGAGTGTCTTCGACAACCTGAAAGAGGATCATCCCAAAAACCACTTTACCGTGGGTATACATGACGACCTGAACGGCACCAGCCTGCCCTGGGACCCCAGCTTCGTAACGGAAGCCGAGGACGTACACCAGGCCATGTTCTACGGACTGGGTTCCGACGGAACCGTCGGTGCCAACAAGAACTCCATCAAGATCATTGGCGAGGCCACCGACTTTGCCGCCCAGGGATACTTCGTCTACGACTCCAAGAAAGCCGGAGCCATGACAACCTCTCACCTGCGTTTCGGACCACGGAAGATCAAATCCTCCTACCTGATTCAGCGGGCAAATTTTGTGGCATGTCATAACGAGAGCTTCCTCGAGAAGTTCGACATGCTCAAGAACTGTAAAGAGGGCGGAACCTTCCTGGTTACCAGCCACTACGGTAAAGACGAAATCTGGCAGCACCTGCCCGTTGAGGTCCAGAAGCAGATCATCGACAAGAAACTGAACTTCTACGTAATTGACGCGGTAAAGATTGCCAACGAGGTAGGCCTCGGCGGACGCATCAACGTTATCATGCAGACCGCCTTCTTCAAGATCTCCGGCGTTCTTCCCGAGGAGAAGGCCCTCGAGCTGATCAAAAAGGCCACCCAGAAGACCTACGGCAAGAAGGGTCAGGAAATTGTCGACATGAACATCAAGGCCATCGACATGGCAGCCAGCCACATCCAGAAGGTTGATGTTCCTTCCTCCGTTTCCGGCGACCTTCACATGAAGCCCCCGGTACCCGCGGATGCACCCAAGTTCGTAAAAGAGGTTACCGGCGAGCTGATCGCCTTCCGCGGCGAGGATATTCCTACCTCCAAGCTGCCCCTGGACGGTACCTACCCCACCGGCACGACCAAGTACGAGAAAAGGAATATCGCCGAGAGTATTCCCGTATGGGACCCCGATACCTGTATTCAGTGCGGCGACTGTTCAGCAGTCTGTCCCCACGCCGTAATCCGCATGAAGGTCTACAACGAGGACGTTCTGAAAGACGCACCCGCAACCTTCAAGAGCACTGCGGCCCGGGGCAAGGGTTTTGAAGGCATGAAGTTCACTATCCAGGTTGCTCCGGAAGACTGTACCGGCTGCGGTGCCTGTGTGAATATCTGTCCCGCCCACAAGAAAGAAGACGGCGTCAAGACGGAAAGGAAAGCCATCAACATGGAACCCCAGCAGCCGCTGCGCGAGCAGGAAGCTGTCAACTGGGATTTCTTCCTGAACAAGGTCCCCAATACCCCCAGGGAGCTGATCAGCCTGAACAACACCAAGGGTACCCAGCTTCTGCCGCCCCTCTTTGAGTTCTCCGGAGCCTGTGCGGGCTGTGGCGAGACCCCATACGTCAAGCTCATGAGCCAGCTCTTCGGCGACCGGGCGGTAATCGCCAACGCCACCGGCTGTTCCTCCATCTACGGCGGAAACCTGCCCACCACCCCCTATACCACCCGTGAAGACGGCCGCGGGCCTTCATGGTCCAACTCCCTCTTTGAGGACGCCGCCGAGTTCGGTATGGGTATGCGCCTTACCTCCGATCAGCTCCACAAGTATGCCAAAGAGCTCTGTACCGCGCTGATCGAGAAGAAAGAGGCCGGAATCGATGCCGGTCTTCTGGCGAAGATCCGGGACAACGACCAGGCCAGCCAGGAAGCTATCGAGGAACAAAGGAAATTGGTAGGCCAGCTCAAGGGACAGCTTGCCAAGTCCAAGAGCAAGGAAGCCCTCAACCTGCTTGGTACAGCCGACTACCTGGTTAAACGCTCCGTCTGGATCCTTGGAGGAGACGGCTGGGGATACGATATCGGGTACGGCGGACTGGACCACGTTCTGGCCTCAGGCAAGAACGTCAACGTTCTGCTGATGGATACCGAGGTATACTCCAACACCGGCGGACAGATGTCCAAGGCTACTCCCACGGGTGCCATCGCCAAGTTTGCCGCCTCCGGTAAGGGCATCGGCAAGAAAGACTTAGGGATGATGGCCATGAGCTACGGCTATGTTTACGTCGCCAAGATCGCCATGGGCTACAACCGCATCCAGGCCATCAAGGCCTTCCAGGAAGCGGAAGCCTACAACGGACCTTCCATCATCATTGCCTACTCCCACTGTATCGCCCATGGTATCGATATGACCACCGGCATGAACCAGCAGAAGGCGGCGGTTACCTCCGGCATGTGGCCCCTGTACCGCTACAACCCGATGCTGGCCGAAGAAGGCAAGAACCCCTTCCAGATGGACAGCAAAGAGCCCTCCACCCAGGTGGAAGACTACATCTACGCCGAAAACCGCTACCGTGCCCTGAAGCGCTCCAACCCCGAGCGGGCTGCGATGCTGCTTGAGAGCATCAAGAAGGGCGTGGACAAGCAGTACAAAGAGTACAAGTACCTGGCGGACCGTCCCTTCTAA
- the arsM gene encoding arsenite methyltransferase, with the protein MNSEDIKNSIQARYAGIAGKSGSCCSSDCCCGGGEPNELFSMVSGDYAGARGYEKEADMGLGCGMPTRYADIRNGDTVVDLGSGAGNDAFLALAETGPQGRVIGVDMTPAMITKAREIARKRGLYNVEFILGEIEAIPLADESADWVLSNCVLNLVPDKARAFVEILRILKPGGRFSISDIVVEGDLPEGIRRSAELYAGCIAGAIRKKEYLELIKRTGFADIEIKAERIIEIPDEIILSNADSQTLQAYRECGSRLISITINAKKP; encoded by the coding sequence GTGAACAGTGAAGATATCAAGAACAGCATACAGGCACGCTATGCCGGTATTGCCGGGAAATCGGGGTCCTGCTGCAGTTCAGACTGCTGCTGCGGAGGTGGAGAACCGAATGAGCTGTTTTCCATGGTTTCAGGAGACTATGCGGGAGCCCGGGGGTATGAAAAGGAAGCAGACATGGGACTCGGCTGCGGAATGCCGACCCGTTATGCAGATATAAGGAATGGGGACACGGTTGTCGATCTCGGGTCCGGTGCCGGAAACGACGCCTTTCTTGCCCTTGCTGAAACAGGACCGCAGGGAAGAGTCATCGGGGTTGATATGACGCCTGCAATGATCACCAAAGCCCGGGAGATTGCCCGCAAACGGGGATTATACAATGTTGAATTTATTCTCGGCGAAATCGAGGCAATTCCCCTGGCCGACGAAAGCGCCGACTGGGTCTTAAGCAACTGTGTGCTGAACCTTGTTCCGGATAAGGCACGGGCCTTCGTGGAAATTCTACGAATTTTAAAACCAGGCGGCCGCTTTTCCATTTCCGATATCGTGGTCGAGGGTGATCTGCCGGAGGGAATCCGGCGCTCCGCCGAACTCTACGCCGGATGTATTGCCGGAGCGATCCGGAAAAAGGAGTACCTGGAATTGATAAAAAGGACCGGTTTCGCTGACATCGAGATAAAAGCGGAAAGGATAATCGAGATTCCTGATGAGATTATCCTTTCAAACGCTGATTCGCAGACCCTGCAGGCCTACAGGGAATGCGGATCCCGGCTGATCAGCATCACAATAAACGCGAAAAAGCCCTGA
- a CDS encoding ArsR/SmtB family transcription factor produces MQNKSSLFSEEEMNMAHIAKALSHPARIRILTLLAECNRCITGELVRDLPLAQATVSQHLKVLKDAGLIQGEIDGPATCYCLETETITKTRRAFGELLGGICCGKTNREE; encoded by the coding sequence ATGCAGAATAAAAGCAGTCTCTTTTCAGAGGAAGAGATGAACATGGCACATATTGCGAAAGCACTTTCTCATCCCGCCAGGATCCGGATACTCACCCTGCTTGCAGAATGCAATCGCTGCATTACCGGCGAACTGGTCCGGGACCTGCCCCTGGCCCAGGCGACAGTGTCCCAGCACCTAAAGGTACTGAAGGACGCCGGTCTTATACAGGGAGAGATCGACGGACCGGCGACCTGCTACTGCCTGGAAACAGAAACAATAACCAAAACCCGGCGAGCCTTTGGAGAACTCCTCGGGGGTATCTGCTGCGGAAAAACAAATCGGGAGGAATAG
- a CDS encoding sensor histidine kinase, producing the protein MREIHHRVKNNLQIVKSMLNLEKGRSSDPFFQDVLERNQNRIHAIALVHEILYTSDSMITIDFSRHIRELISLYSQTTDGRIIDYSLDIREVLLPLDIAMPCGLIVNEILTNSIQHALDQTDEPGISLVFFHNRQSAEGCIEISDNGPGFTMPDPGEKPSGLGLQMILALTEQIHGRLDFSGSGGAHFHIRFPIPET; encoded by the coding sequence ATGCGGGAGATTCATCATCGGGTAAAAAACAACCTCCAGATAGTAAAAAGCATGCTGAATCTGGAAAAAGGGAGGTCCAGTGACCCGTTTTTTCAGGATGTGCTGGAGCGCAATCAGAACAGAATACATGCCATAGCCCTGGTGCATGAAATCCTGTACACCTCGGACAGTATGATAACAATCGACTTTTCCCGGCATATACGGGAACTGATTTCTCTCTACTCCCAGACAACAGACGGCCGGATCATCGATTATTCCCTGGACATCCGGGAAGTCCTTCTGCCCCTGGATATCGCCATGCCCTGCGGACTCATAGTCAATGAAATACTGACCAACAGTATTCAGCACGCCCTGGACCAGACCGATGAACCAGGTATTTCTCTGGTTTTCTTTCATAACCGTCAATCCGCAGAAGGATGCATCGAAATCTCGGACAACGGCCCCGGGTTCACAATGCCTGATCCCGGAGAAAAACCATCCGGGCTGGGATTACAGATGATACTCGCCTTGACCGAACAGATTCATGGCCGCCTGGATTTCTCGGGGTCCGGCGGAGCCCATTTCCACATACGATTTCCGATACCTGAAACCTGA
- a CDS encoding SDR family NAD(P)-dependent oxidoreductase: protein MRLENKTALITGGAQGIGREIARTFTREGAFVYIADINVEHAEEATRELQSSGGRAASVKLDVTQESDWIRAVGEIVKERGRIDILVNNAGITKRQPLTDLPVEEWDQIMAINARGPFLGIKHVIPVMRRNGGGSIVNMSSICGLVGHKFSGESYIVSKGAVTLMTRAVAVKYAKDQIRCNSVHPSTADTAIMRDLFKDPDKRQERIDEIPLGRMAKTEEIANAVLFLASDEASFITGVALPVDGGLTAY, encoded by the coding sequence ATGCGTTTGGAGAATAAAACAGCCCTGATAACGGGGGGAGCCCAGGGAATAGGCAGGGAGATCGCCAGGACCTTCACCAGGGAAGGAGCTTTTGTCTACATAGCCGATATCAACGTTGAACATGCGGAGGAGGCAACCCGGGAATTACAGTCCTCAGGAGGCAGAGCCGCTTCGGTGAAGCTGGATGTAACACAGGAGAGCGACTGGATCAGGGCGGTCGGGGAGATCGTCAAAGAACGAGGAAGAATCGACATTCTGGTCAATAATGCCGGTATAACCAAGCGGCAGCCTCTGACTGACCTGCCCGTTGAAGAGTGGGACCAGATAATGGCCATCAATGCCCGGGGTCCCTTCCTGGGGATAAAACACGTCATTCCGGTAATGCGCAGGAACGGCGGCGGCTCCATCGTCAACATGTCCTCCATCTGCGGTCTGGTGGGTCATAAATTCTCCGGGGAATCCTATATTGTCTCCAAGGGGGCTGTTACCCTTATGACACGGGCCGTGGCGGTAAAGTACGCAAAGGACCAGATCCGCTGTAATTCCGTACACCCCAGTACGGCGGATACGGCAATCATGCGGGACCTGTTTAAGGACCCTGACAAGCGGCAGGAGCGGATAGACGAGATCCCCCTGGGGCGCATGGCAAAAACTGAAGAAATCGCCAACGCGGTACTGTTTCTGGCCTCCGATGAGGCTTCGTTTATTACCGGAGTCGCCCTGCCTGTCGACGGAGGATTGACTGCCTATTAG